One Halalkalicoccus tibetensis genomic region harbors:
- a CDS encoding heavy-metal-associated domain-containing protein, with protein sequence MAQSTATFTVEGIDSEDDSHAIADELGEVDGVMGIDIDPESGEAAVKYDEDVLAEERVKITVRELGYDVE encoded by the coding sequence ACCGCGACGTTCACCGTCGAGGGTATCGACTCCGAGGACGACAGCCACGCGATCGCCGACGAGCTCGGCGAGGTCGACGGCGTGATGGGGATCGATATCGACCCGGAGAGCGGCGAGGCGGCGGTCAAATACGACGAGGACGTCCTCGCGGAGGAGCGGGTCAAGATCACCGTTCGCGAGCTGGGATACGACGTCGAGTAA
- a CDS encoding alanine--glyoxylate aminotransferase family protein has translation MNDAPEIDELVPPDRTLMGPGPSDVHPRVLRSMATPLVGYLDDYCVEVMNDVQDGLRYLFQTDNEHTFAVSGTGSAAMETAFGNLVEPGETVLVPDNGYFGARMGEIAERAGGEVVTVEAPWGEPLDPADVEAAFDEHSPTVFGFVHGETSTGVRQTSVSDLTGIAHENDAYVVADTVASLGGVEFHTDEWDVDAVYSGSQKCLSAPPGASPITFNERAVEKVRTREEPVRSWYLDFEGVWEYWGEERNYHHTGPISTLYALREALRLVSEEGLEGTWDRHERVAGALKEGVEAMGIGLNVADEHWLPTLNPVRVPDGVDDGEVIDRLIEDHGIEIVGGLGALDGEVFRVGCMGHSARPANVTQFMAAFGSVLADGGADVDPEAGAGAAASALDPK, from the coding sequence ATGAACGACGCGCCCGAGATCGACGAGCTCGTCCCGCCGGATCGAACGCTGATGGGCCCCGGCCCGAGCGACGTCCATCCCCGCGTGCTGCGCTCGATGGCGACGCCGCTGGTCGGCTATCTCGACGACTACTGCGTCGAGGTCATGAACGACGTCCAGGACGGGCTTCGCTACCTCTTTCAGACCGACAACGAGCATACGTTCGCGGTCAGTGGAACCGGTTCGGCCGCGATGGAGACCGCCTTCGGAAACCTCGTCGAGCCCGGCGAGACCGTATTGGTGCCCGACAACGGCTACTTCGGGGCGCGAATGGGCGAGATCGCCGAACGCGCCGGCGGCGAGGTCGTCACCGTCGAGGCGCCGTGGGGCGAGCCGCTGGACCCCGCGGACGTCGAGGCGGCCTTCGACGAGCACTCCCCGACGGTCTTCGGGTTCGTCCACGGCGAGACCTCGACCGGGGTTCGCCAGACGAGCGTTTCGGACCTGACCGGGATCGCCCACGAGAACGACGCCTACGTCGTCGCGGACACGGTCGCCTCGCTGGGCGGCGTCGAGTTCCATACCGACGAGTGGGACGTCGACGCCGTCTACTCGGGCTCCCAGAAGTGTCTCTCGGCGCCGCCGGGCGCGAGCCCGATCACGTTCAACGAGCGCGCAGTCGAGAAGGTCCGCACCCGCGAGGAGCCCGTCCGGTCGTGGTATCTCGACTTCGAGGGGGTCTGGGAGTACTGGGGCGAGGAGCGCAACTACCACCACACCGGCCCGATCTCGACGCTGTACGCGCTGCGCGAGGCGCTTCGGCTCGTGAGCGAGGAGGGCCTCGAGGGGACGTGGGACCGTCACGAGCGCGTCGCGGGCGCGCTCAAGGAGGGCGTCGAGGCGATGGGTATCGGGCTGAACGTGGCCGACGAGCACTGGTTGCCGACGCTCAACCCCGTTCGCGTGCCCGACGGCGTCGACGACGGCGAGGTTATCGACCGCCTGATCGAGGACCACGGGATCGAGATCGTCGGCGGGCTGGGCGCGCTCGACGGGGAGGTCTTCCGCGTGGGCTGTATGGGTCACTCGGCCCGGCCGGCCAACGTCACGCAGTTCATGGCGGCGTTCGGCTCGGTGCTGGCCGACGGGGGCGCGGACGTCGACCCCGAGGCCGGCGCGGGCGCGGCGGCGAGCGCGCTCGATCCGAAGTGA
- a CDS encoding M14 family zinc carboxypeptidase, translated as MSAEDELPRENSRWYTHDEVMERLDRLERTGRGTVSLEEIGESIEGRELVVATVGSGETDVFITTEQHGDEPTGTSTIFQILQRLSAGGQNTAQIREALTIHVLPMHNPDGGMRNQRVNADGVDPNRQHHYDPGSDDNPSPETQAMIDYVTDLDPEWVADLHTQTGDYVDDDGESIRASNFWPIAPDADEDAIELSKQMNWAIYDEVNDQYGFANISQYPGGTGANIARNAYGIRGYGSVLLEMTGQVDDRGERMEGMMIRHMRAEVETLLEETADGSLYDRDSELAETIPERGPRSPWPWDNE; from the coding sequence GTGAGCGCGGAGGACGAACTCCCTCGGGAGAACTCGCGATGGTACACACATGATGAGGTCATGGAACGGCTGGATCGGCTAGAGCGAACGGGCCGTGGTACGGTCTCACTGGAGGAGATCGGTGAGAGTATCGAGGGCCGTGAGCTCGTCGTTGCGACCGTCGGGAGCGGCGAGACGGACGTCTTCATCACGACCGAACAACACGGCGACGAACCGACTGGGACGAGTACGATCTTCCAGATCCTGCAGAGGTTGTCGGCGGGCGGTCAGAACACCGCACAGATTCGCGAGGCTCTGACCATCCACGTTCTTCCGATGCACAATCCGGACGGAGGCATGCGAAACCAGCGTGTAAACGCTGATGGCGTCGACCCGAACCGACAGCACCACTACGATCCCGGATCGGACGACAACCCGTCCCCGGAGACGCAGGCGATGATCGACTACGTGACTGACCTCGATCCGGAGTGGGTCGCGGACCTCCACACGCAGACGGGTGACTACGTCGATGATGACGGGGAATCGATCCGTGCGTCGAACTTCTGGCCGATCGCCCCGGACGCCGACGAGGACGCGATCGAGCTCTCGAAGCAGATGAACTGGGCGATATACGACGAGGTCAACGATCAATACGGCTTCGCAAACATCTCGCAGTATCCGGGCGGCACCGGCGCGAACATCGCCCGCAACGCCTACGGAATTCGCGGCTACGGTAGCGTCCTACTAGAGATGACTGGTCAGGTCGACGACCGTGGCGAGCGCATGGAGGGGATGATGATTCGTCACATGCGAGCGGAAGTCGAAACCCTGCTCGAGGAGACCGCGGACGGATCGCTCTATGACCGCGACTCGGAGCTGGCGGAGACGATCCCGGAGCGTGGCCCCCGTTCACCGTGGCCGTGGGACAACGAGTGA
- a CDS encoding alkaline phosphatase, with protein sequence MTSNCCGGGATPDPDDLPPISAERRTFIKGLGAVTGAAAFGGTAMATDTDSDEKDQEGENDDEPRNGITFIHDGMGPTQVTGARYLKAYQADAEAFPMNADPSVTPLHMDRHAAHGTMTVFPEDPNEVIIDSAAGATSPGAVDCAGSATGIGAGVKTYNGAIGGIRDEDGQFAPVETILEAARDAGKATGLVTTTRITHATPAAFAAHVPHRRMEDEIAEQYMDDAGVDVLLGGGKAFFDPDQREDGRDLLSDAEEQGYEIVETADELDGVEQAPVLGLFTDDDSHMDYYLDRQGETTQPGLVEMTNKAIELLSGHDEGFFLMVEAGRVDHCGHKNDPAILAEQLEGDEAVGACLDFARDDATPETLVVTTADHECGGFSLARDGIYNVDYEMIDSLEASVTEGIIPALDEGMEGIEDLQRIMSEVGGIELADLDRNMSEMDLYRAIDLGPLYAEVPALRDLMNRQMLIDFTSHGHTGVDVPLYADGPNAEFFNTARDNTDIANVMADAMRLK encoded by the coding sequence ATGACTAGCAACTGTTGTGGCGGCGGTGCAACACCGGATCCGGACGACCTGCCGCCGATCTCGGCCGAGCGGCGGACGTTCATCAAGGGGTTGGGCGCGGTCACGGGGGCCGCGGCGTTCGGCGGGACGGCGATGGCCACCGACACCGACTCCGACGAGAAGGACCAGGAGGGCGAGAACGACGACGAACCGCGCAACGGGATCACCTTCATCCACGACGGGATGGGGCCGACCCAGGTCACCGGCGCGCGCTACCTGAAGGCGTATCAGGCCGACGCGGAGGCGTTCCCGATGAACGCCGACCCGTCAGTGACGCCGCTGCATATGGACCGCCACGCAGCCCACGGGACGATGACGGTCTTCCCGGAGGACCCCAACGAGGTGATCATCGATTCGGCGGCGGGAGCGACGAGCCCGGGGGCCGTCGACTGTGCGGGATCGGCGACGGGGATCGGCGCGGGCGTGAAGACGTATAACGGCGCGATCGGGGGGATCCGCGACGAGGACGGCCAGTTCGCCCCGGTCGAGACCATCCTCGAGGCGGCCCGCGACGCGGGGAAGGCGACGGGGCTGGTCACCACCACGCGGATCACCCACGCGACGCCGGCGGCCTTCGCCGCCCACGTCCCCCACCGGCGCATGGAGGACGAGATCGCCGAACAGTACATGGACGACGCGGGCGTCGACGTCCTGCTGGGCGGCGGGAAGGCCTTCTTCGATCCCGACCAGCGCGAGGACGGTCGCGACCTGCTGAGCGACGCCGAGGAGCAGGGCTACGAGATCGTCGAGACCGCGGACGAGCTCGACGGCGTGGAGCAGGCGCCGGTGCTCGGGCTGTTCACCGACGACGACAGCCACATGGACTACTACCTCGACCGCCAGGGCGAGACGACACAGCCGGGGCTCGTCGAGATGACGAACAAGGCGATCGAGTTGCTCTCCGGGCACGACGAGGGGTTCTTCCTGATGGTCGAGGCCGGCCGGGTCGACCACTGCGGGCACAAGAACGATCCCGCGATCCTCGCCGAACAGCTCGAGGGCGACGAGGCCGTCGGCGCCTGCCTCGACTTCGCGCGCGATGACGCCACCCCCGAGACGCTGGTCGTGACGACGGCCGACCACGAGTGTGGCGGGTTCTCGCTCGCCCGCGACGGCATCTACAACGTCGACTACGAGATGATCGACTCCCTCGAAGCGAGCGTGACCGAGGGGATCATCCCGGCGCTCGACGAGGGAATGGAGGGCATCGAGGACCTCCAGCGGATCATGTCGGAGGTGGGCGGGATCGAGCTGGCCGATCTCGACCGCAACATGAGCGAGATGGACCTCTACCGGGCGATCGACCTCGGGCCGCTGTATGCCGAGGTCCCCGCGCTACGCGACCTGATGAACCGACAGATGCTGATCGACTTCACCTCCCACGGGCACACGGGCGTCGACGTGCCGCTGTACGCCGACGGCCCGAACGCGGAGTTCTTCAACACCGCGCGGGACAACACCGACATCGCAAACGTCATGGCCGACGCGATGCGCCTGAAGTAG